Below is a genomic region from Caulobacter rhizosphaerae.
TTCGGTGCTTCGGGCGATTTGTCACGGACAGGGTTAACACCCTGTTCCTACAAAAGAAAACGCCCGCCTCCGGGGAGGCGGGCGTTCTACTTTTGGGTCACCGGCCTCGCGTGATTACGCGGCGTTGACCTGTTCGTTCGGGTCGCGCAGCACATAGCCGCGGCCCCAGACGGTCTCGATGTGGTGCTTGCCCTGGGCCGAAGCCGCCAGCTTTTTGCGCAGCTTGCAGATGAAGACGTCGATGATCTTCAGCTCCGGCTCGTCCATGCCGCCGTACAGGTGGTTGAGGAACATCTCCTTGGTCAGGGTCGTGCCCTTGCGCAGGGAGAGCAGCTCCAGCATCTGATATTCCTTGCCGGTCAGATGCACGCGGTTGCCGTTCACTTCGACGGTCTTGGCGTCGAGGTTGACGATGATGTCGCCGGTCTTGATCACCGACTGGGCGTGACCCTTCGAACGACGGACCACCGCGTGGATGCGGGCGATCATCTCGTCCTTGTGGAACGGCTTGGTCATGTAGTCGTCGGCGCCGCCCGAGAAGGTCTTCACCTTCGTGTCGATTTCGGCGCTGCCCGACAGGATCATGATCGGGGTGTTCACCTTCGCCACCCGCAGGGTGCGCAGAACATCCAGGCCGCTCATGTCGGGCAGATTCAGGTCCAGCAGGATGAGATCGTAGTCATAGATCTTGCCCAGATCCACGCCTTCTTCGCCAAGATCCGTCGTGTAGACGTTGAAGCCTTCAGACTTCAGCATCAGCTCGATGGTCTGCGCGGTGGCGCTGTCATCCTCGATCAACAGTACGCGCATGCAGCCCTCCCCGCCCTCGGGCGGCATTATTCGACAGCTAGGCGGAATACCGCCGGTGAAACCCGTCCTGCACTCTGCCGGACAGTTAATTTAAGACAGGTTAATGGTGAATGTTCCCGTTGGAGAAATGGTTAATCTGATTTGCGAATCGGGTGCAAGCGGTCAGCGACTCATTTGGCGCAAAGGTCGCAGGGCCCTGTGGACGGCCCGTCAAGACGATTCCTTTTCGGCCAAAAGCGCGAAAATCCCGCCCTGTAAAGGGATTGGTTAACGCTCGCCTCGGCCGCACGCCGGCTTCGGCCGTTCACCTGTAAGGCGAGATTGCGGCGTTCTGTCGCGAGAAGTTTACAGCCTTGGCCGCGGGGTGGGAGCGCCGCCATGAGCGTCGCCGTGGCGAGCCCGCGACGTCCCGCCGCGGACGGTTTCCGCTAGTTTCCGCCAGAGGGCTCCGCCTTCAGCCAGCCGGCCTCGCGAAGCCTGGCCACGGAGGCGCGGGAAACCGGCGCGCTGAGGTCGCCCCGCAGGGTCAGGCGCAGGTTGCGGCCGTCGGCGATGACCCCGGTCACCGCCGCCCGGGCCACCCACCACGAGCGATGCACGCGCAGGCCCTCCTGCGCCATGCCGTCGATCACCCGCTCGAACGGCCCGGCCACCAGGCGCGAACCGCCCAGCGTGTGGACCCGCACATAGTGGTCCTCCATGCGCAGGCAGAGCACCGGCGCGCCCGTGACCTCGGCTGCAGGCCCGGGTTCGGGCAGTTGGGGCGAGATCGGCACCGGAGGCGCGTCGGCCGGTCCCAACAGGCGCGGCCGCATCAGCAGGTAGGCGACCACCAGGGGGATCGAGATCGCCAGGCACTGGATGTACCAGATGAACGGCGTGAAGCGCTTCAGGTGAGGCCAGAGCGCCACCGCCACCTGGGCGACGATCGCCGCCTGCGCGGCCGCGCCCAGCAGGGCCGCCACCGCCGCCATGAACCAGGCCGGCACGTTCAGGCGTCGGCCCGCGGCCAGCGACAGGCGCACGGCCAGGCCGAAGACCGCCGCCCCGATCCAGGTCACCCCGATCCAATAGGCCAGGCGAACGCCGAGAGGACCATTGAAGAAGCTGCCGTACGGACCAACCACGCCCAGGAACGCGCCCACCCCGGTCGCCACGGCGAAGTCGATCGCCCAGTCGCGAGGTGAACCGAGAAGCGCGGCCTTGGAGGTCATGCCTCCCGTATAGCGTCGGTTCGCCGGTTCGCGAACCCGTTCGCCCGTTCGCGCAACGGCGCTGGCGGACGGCCGCTGACCGAGGCATCGCCGAGACATTCGCCATCCTCGGAGTTCATCGATGCGACCATCGTTCGCCGTCCTCGCCCTGGCGCTCACCGCCCTGCTGAGCGCCCCGGCCCTCGCCGCCCAGGCCCAATCCGCCGCGCCCGCCGTCCGCGGCATGACGACAGACGTCGGCTTCAAGGTCGTCATGGTCCCCGATGGGTCGGGCGCGCCGATCAAGGTCGGGATCTGGTATCCGACCGACACGCCCGCCACCGCGCCAGCGCGGGGCATGGACGACCTGCCGGTGGCCGCCGGCGCGCCGATCACCGGAGATCGCCTGCCGCTGGTGGTGATGTCGCACGGCAACGGCGGCTGGTTCGGCGGCCACTACGACACCGCCATCGCCCTGGCCAAGGCCGGCTTCGTCGTCGCCGCCCTGACCCATACCGGCGACAACTACGAGGACCAGAGCCGCGCCACCGACATGGCCAACCGCCCTCGGCAGATCCACGTGCTGATCGACTACATGCTCAAGGACTGGGAGGACCACGACCGCCTGGACGCCGATCGGGTCGGCGCCTTCGGCTTCTCGTCGGGCGGTTTCACGGTGCTGGCCGCGGCCGGCGGCGAGTTGGACGGCGCGCGCCTCCAGCCGCACTGCCGGGACCATCCCACGCACTACGACTGCCAGCTGCTGCTGCGCGCGCCGCCGTCGCCGGGCGCCTTCGCCGGCTGGGTCCATGACGCGCGGATCAAGGCCGTGGTCTCGGCCGCCCCCGCCCTGGGCTACGCCTTCAAGGCCGAGACCCTGAAGGGCCTGCGCCAGCCGGTCCAACTGTGGCGGGCCGAGGACGACGAGATCCTGCCCGATCCGTTCCACGCCAGCGCCGTCCACGCGTCCCTGCCGAACGCCGACTACCATGTCGTGGCCAAGGCCCGGCACTTCGACTTCCTGACGCCCTGCAACGCCTATGCGCGCAAGAACCTGGCCTTCCTGTGCAACAGCGACCCCGGCTTCGACCGGGCGGCGTTCCACAAGGACTTCAACGCGGCGGTCACGGCCTTCTTCAAGGCCAATCTGACGAAACCCTAGCCCCAAACTCCGGCGGGATGAGCGGATCAAAAGGGATCAAGACATAAGGACGCAGGCCGCATCCTAACCACAATCCTCAAGGGCCGATTAACCATGTCGGTCTACTTCACTCCCCATTAACGCGCGAGGCCCAAAGCTTGAGCCTCGAGCCTTCGGGAGCCCTGCTTGCGTAGCCTGATCGCCGCCGTCGAACGTATCGATCCGCTGACCATCTTCGGTCGCGTCGCCGCCGTGAACGGCCTCCTGATCGAGGCTCGCGGCGGGCTGACCCGGCTGGCCGTCGGCGCCCGGGTCGAGATCGAGCGCCTGGGTCTGCCGGTGCTGCCCGCCGAGGTGGTCGGCTTCCGCGAAACCCGCGCCCTGCTGATGCCGTTCGGCCCCGTCGAGGGCGTGGCCCCCGGCGCGGTGATCAAGATCATGCCCGAGGGCGCCGTGGTCCGCCCGACCAAGGCCTGGCTGGGCCGCATCATCAACGCGTTCGGCGAACCGATCGACGGCCTTGGACCTCTTCCGCAAGGCGAGGTCCCCTACCCCCTGAAAACCCCGCCCCCGCCGGCCCACGCCCGCGGCCGTGTGGGCGAGCGCCTGGACCTGGGCGTGCGGTCGATGAACGTCTTCACCACCACCTGCCGTGGCCAGCGTCTCGGCATCTTCGCCGGTTCGGGCGTGGGCAAATCGGTGCTGCTGTCGATGCTGGCCAAGGAGGCGACCTGCGACGCCGTCGTGGTCGGGCTGATCGGCGAACGGGGCCGCGAGGTCCGCGAGTTCATCGAGGAGACCCTGGGCGAGGAAGGCCTCAAGCGCGCCATCGTCGTGGTCGCCACCTCGGACGAACCCGCCCTGACCCGCCGCCAGGCCGCCTACATGACCCTGGCCGTCGCCGAGTTCCTGCGCGACCAGGACCAGGAAGTGCTCTGCCTGATGGACTCGGTGACCCGCTTCGCCATGGCCCAGCGCGAGATCGGCCTGGCCGCCGGCGAGCCGCCGACCACAAAGGGCTACACCCCCACCGTCTTCACCGAGTTGCCCAAGCTGCTCGAGCGCGCCGGCCCCGGCCCGATCCGTCCCGACGGCACCACGGCCGCCCCGATCACCGCCCTGTTCACCGTGCTGGTCGACGGCGACGACCACAACGAGCCGATCGCCGACGCCGCCCGCGGCATCCTGGACGGCCACATCGTCATGGAGCGGGCCATCGCCGAGCGCGGCCGCTTTCCCGCGATCAACGTCCTGAAGTCCATCAGCCGGACCATGCCCGGCTGCCAGACGCTGGAGGAGCGCGAGGTGGTCAAGGCCGCCCGCCAGAGCCTGGCGGCCTATTCGAACATGGAAGAGCTGATCCGCATCGGCGCCTACCGCGCCGGGGCCGATCCGATCATCGACCGCGCCATCCGCCTCAACCCGGCCGTCGAGGCCTTCCTCAGCCAGAGCCCCGACGAGGCCACCAGCCTCGACGACAGCTTCGGCTACCTCGCTCACATCCTGCAGAGTGACGCCGCCTAGATGGGAAACCGGACATGACCAAATGGGCCGACTCCCTGATCCGCATCTCGAACCACGAGGTCGAGACCCTGCAGAAGCGCCTGGCCGACATCGTCGAGCGCCGCCAGACCGCCGAGATGAAGGTCGCCGCCCTGGACGCCGAGTCCGAGGCTGAAGCCATGCAGGCCCAGGGCGACGTCGAGGCCGGCTGGTACATGATCGGCTTCCGCCAGGGCAGCAAGATCCGCCGCGACCAGGCTCTGCTGGAGATCGACCAGATCCTGATCGAGGAGGCCGGCGCCCGCGACGCCCTGTCCCTGGCCTTCGAGAACCTCAAGAAGTACGAGCACGTCGCCGAGGCCGCCAAGGTGGCCAAGGCCAAGCTGGCGGGCAAGCTGGAGATCGCCGCCCTCGACGAACTGGGCCTGCGCCGGGCGGCCGTCGGTGGGCGGTAGGCGCGACAAGCCCCCCTCAGTCGCTTCGCGACAGCTCCCCCAAGGGGGGAGCATCTATGATCCTCCCCCTCTGGGGGAGGTGGCCCGGAGGGCCGGAGGGGGCCTGCACCGTCGCGCGGTGCTGACCGGCGCCCTGGCCCTGTCCGCCTGCGGTCCCCAGGCCGCCAAGAGCCAACCCGCGCCCCTGCCGCCGCTGAAGACCCTGGCCCCGTTCCGCGTCGGCGCCTGCGTCCAGGCCCTGCACCTGGACGATCCCGCCCTGGCCGCCCTGCTGGCCCGCGAGGTCAGCCAACTGACGCCCGAGTGGCAGATGAAGATGGAGTACATCGTCCAGCCGGACGGGTCCTTCCGCTTCGACGCCCCCGATCGCATCGCCGCCTTCGCCCGCGCCCACGGCATGGGCCTGCTGGGCCACACCCTGGTCTGGTACGCCCAGGCGCCGGAAGCCTTCGCGCGGCTGGACGAAAACCGCATCGGCTTCACCGACGCTTATCGCAACTACATCCTCGCGGTCGCCGGCCGCTATCGTGGCCAGGTGGTCGGCTGGGACGTGGTCAACGAGGCGGTGGCCGAGGACGGCGACGGCTGGCGCGACAGCCTGTGGGCCCAGCGCCTGGGCGCCTTCGACCACATCGCCCTGGCCTATCGCACGGCGCGCGAGGCGGACCCCGACGCGGCCCTGCTGCTGAACGACTACAATCTCGAATACTTCCCCCGAAAGCGCGCCACCTATCTGAACCTGGCCGAGCGCCTGCTGGCCTCGGGCGCGCCGCTGACCGGCCTGGGCACCCAGATGCACGTGGCGGCCGACGTCCCGCCGGGCGAGATCACCCGAATGATCCGCGAACTGGCCAGCCTGGGCCTGCCGATCCACATTTCGGAACTGGACGTGTCGCTGACCCGCGCCGAGAACAAGCTGCTGTCCCGCGCCGAGTTGCAGCGCCGCCAGGCGGCCGTCTACGCTGAAGCCGCCGAGGCCTTCATGGCCCTGCCCGAGCGGCAGCGCTTCGCCTTCACCGTCTGGGGCCTGCGCGACCGCGATTCGTGGCTGACCGCCGAGAACGCCGCCGACGCCCCGGCCATCTTCGACAACGCCGGCCGGCCCAAGGCTGGCGCCGTCGCCCTGGCCGAAGCCTTCAGGCGTTAGGGCGCCGCCGCCGTCTCGTCGTCGCCCTCGGAGCTCAACGTCTTGGCCAGGGCCAGGATCTGTCGGCGCTGGGCTATCGGCAGCTGCGGCACCAGGGAGGCCAGCTCCACGCCCTCTTCGGTCGCCAGGAAGCGGCGCACGGCCTGGGTCCGCTGGTCGCCCGCGCCGTCCGCCTCGGGCGGCATGCCTTCGAAGAACCAGGCCACCGAGGTTTGCAGCGTCACGGCCATGCCATAGAGCTTGGAGGCGCTGACGCGGTTGGTCCCACGTTCGTACTTCTGCAGTTGCTGGAAGGTGATCCCCACGCTGTCGGCCAGTTGGGTCTGGCTCAGGCCCATGGACTTGCGGCGCATGCGGATGCGCGCGCCCACATGGACATCGACGAGGTGAGGTTCTTGATCGGCGGCCAAAATGCGTCTCCGGGCGGGAGGCTAGACGGGCCTCCTGCCGCTTAGACGCCGAGGAAGAACCTCGCCCTCAAGCTTTGTGACGAATTTTCGTAAACCGCGTTATTCGGTCGCAGGGGACGCCGACGTCAGCCGACCGGCTTCTGCGCCGGCGGACGCGTGGCGGCGGCCACGGCGTGATCGGCGTCGCTGGCCTGGCGCAGGGCGCGCAGGTCTTCGCTGATCCGGAAGATGGCGACGTAGAACTCGCAGAAGGCGCGCCACAGCAGCACCATGGCGGCGGCGACCAGCAGGCCCGCGATCAGCACCGGGAAGGCCAGCAGCAGCGACTGCAGGCCCGGCTCCTTCAGCGCCAGGCCGACGGCGGCGCCGACCACCGAGAAGGCGAACAGGGCCACCACGCCCAGCCCCGCCCAATAGATCAGGTGAATCACCGGCCCCGTGACGAGACGGTCGAACGTCAGCAGGTCCCAGAACAGCCCGTTCGAACCACGCGCCTTGGAATTTCTGGCCGAAGCCATCCGACACCCCTCATGTCAGCGGGAGCTCCGCCGGGTACTGGCCCATCGCTAGCAGCGCGAAGCCCGCTCGGCAATGCCGAGCGGGCTCCTCGTCGTTCCGATGACGCCGGATGGTTATTGCGGCTTGGCGCCGGCCAGGGTGGCGTCGATCTGCGCCTTGGTGGCCGTGGTCTGCAGACCGCCGGTGGCGGCGGCGCTGAAGCTGGCCTTGGGCAGGGCGAACTTCTTGTCGCCGCTGGTCACGACCACATTGGTCGAGCCGTCGGCGCCGGCCGTCGTGCCGGCGATGGTGCCGACGACCGCGCCGGAGGGATCCTTGACTTCGGAGCCGACCTTCAGGTCCAAGGCGACATTGGCCGAGGACGGCGTGCCCGCCGCGTCGGCGTCAGCCGCCGTCGTGCCGGCCGTGCCCGCGGTGCCGGTCGCGCCGGTCGAGGCGGCCGCGCCCGTGGCCGGGCTGGCCGGCGTGGCCGGAGACGCCGACGTGCCGGTCGACGGCGAGGCGGGCGTGGCCGGGGTGGCCGAGGTCGTGCCAGACGGGGTCGTCTGGGCCGACGGCATGGTCTGGCCGGACGGCGTCGTGGCGCCGGTGGCCGGAGTCGAGGTGGACCCCGTCGTCTGGGCGAAAGCGGCGCCGGCCAGCGAAAGAGTCGCGGCGGCGGCGAACATGGCGATCTTGGTTTTCATCTGTAGCGCTCCGTCGTGAAGGCCCCCGCCTTGCCAAACCGAACGCGACCTATCGGCAACGGTTCCGAAATAGTCGGTAACAGGACGTGACCATTTCTGGGCGCTTGCCGGCTTTTTCCGGGCGAAGCCTCAGACCATGCCCACGGTGCGCAGCCGCGCACGCGGGTGGATCTCGTTCTGGCTCATCACCACGGTCTGGC
It encodes:
- the ctrA gene encoding response regulator transcription factor CtrA — encoded protein: MRVLLIEDDSATAQTIELMLKSEGFNVYTTDLGEEGVDLGKIYDYDLILLDLNLPDMSGLDVLRTLRVAKVNTPIMILSGSAEIDTKVKTFSGGADDYMTKPFHKDEMIARIHAVVRRSKGHAQSVIKTGDIIVNLDAKTVEVNGNRVHLTGKEYQMLELLSLRKGTTLTKEMFLNHLYGGMDEPELKIIDVFICKLRKKLAASAQGKHHIETVWGRGYVLRDPNEQVNAA
- a CDS encoding LytTR family DNA-binding domain-containing protein, giving the protein MTSKAALLGSPRDWAIDFAVATGVGAFLGVVGPYGSFFNGPLGVRLAYWIGVTWIGAAVFGLAVRLSLAAGRRLNVPAWFMAAVAALLGAAAQAAIVAQVAVALWPHLKRFTPFIWYIQCLAISIPLVVAYLLMRPRLLGPADAPPVPISPQLPEPGPAAEVTGAPVLCLRMEDHYVRVHTLGGSRLVAGPFERVIDGMAQEGLRVHRSWWVARAAVTGVIADGRNLRLTLRGDLSAPVSRASVARLREAGWLKAEPSGGN
- a CDS encoding alpha/beta hydrolase family protein → MRPSFAVLALALTALLSAPALAAQAQSAAPAVRGMTTDVGFKVVMVPDGSGAPIKVGIWYPTDTPATAPARGMDDLPVAAGAPITGDRLPLVVMSHGNGGWFGGHYDTAIALAKAGFVVAALTHTGDNYEDQSRATDMANRPRQIHVLIDYMLKDWEDHDRLDADRVGAFGFSSGGFTVLAAAGGELDGARLQPHCRDHPTHYDCQLLLRAPPSPGAFAGWVHDARIKAVVSAAPALGYAFKAETLKGLRQPVQLWRAEDDEILPDPFHASAVHASLPNADYHVVAKARHFDFLTPCNAYARKNLAFLCNSDPGFDRAAFHKDFNAAVTAFFKANLTKP
- the fliI gene encoding flagellar protein export ATPase FliI, coding for MRSLIAAVERIDPLTIFGRVAAVNGLLIEARGGLTRLAVGARVEIERLGLPVLPAEVVGFRETRALLMPFGPVEGVAPGAVIKIMPEGAVVRPTKAWLGRIINAFGEPIDGLGPLPQGEVPYPLKTPPPPAHARGRVGERLDLGVRSMNVFTTTCRGQRLGIFAGSGVGKSVLLSMLAKEATCDAVVVGLIGERGREVREFIEETLGEEGLKRAIVVVATSDEPALTRRQAAYMTLAVAEFLRDQDQEVLCLMDSVTRFAMAQREIGLAAGEPPTTKGYTPTVFTELPKLLERAGPGPIRPDGTTAAPITALFTVLVDGDDHNEPIADAARGILDGHIVMERAIAERGRFPAINVLKSISRTMPGCQTLEEREVVKAARQSLAAYSNMEELIRIGAYRAGADPIIDRAIRLNPAVEAFLSQSPDEATSLDDSFGYLAHILQSDAA
- a CDS encoding endo-1,4-beta-xylanase: MARRAGGGLHRRAVLTGALALSACGPQAAKSQPAPLPPLKTLAPFRVGACVQALHLDDPALAALLAREVSQLTPEWQMKMEYIVQPDGSFRFDAPDRIAAFARAHGMGLLGHTLVWYAQAPEAFARLDENRIGFTDAYRNYILAVAGRYRGQVVGWDVVNEAVAEDGDGWRDSLWAQRLGAFDHIALAYRTAREADPDAALLLNDYNLEYFPRKRATYLNLAERLLASGAPLTGLGTQMHVAADVPPGEITRMIRELASLGLPIHISELDVSLTRAENKLLSRAELQRRQAAVYAEAAEAFMALPERQRFAFTVWGLRDRDSWLTAENAADAPAIFDNAGRPKAGAVALAEAFRR
- a CDS encoding helix-turn-helix domain-containing protein, whose protein sequence is MAADQEPHLVDVHVGARIRMRRKSMGLSQTQLADSVGITFQQLQKYERGTNRVSASKLYGMAVTLQTSVAWFFEGMPPEADGAGDQRTQAVRRFLATEEGVELASLVPQLPIAQRRQILALAKTLSSEGDDETAAAP
- a CDS encoding DUF4282 domain-containing protein gives rise to the protein MASARNSKARGSNGLFWDLLTFDRLVTGPVIHLIYWAGLGVVALFAFSVVGAAVGLALKEPGLQSLLLAFPVLIAGLLVAAAMVLLWRAFCEFYVAIFRISEDLRALRQASDADHAVAAATRPPAQKPVG